Proteins encoded in a region of the Geobacillus genomosp. 3 genome:
- a CDS encoding GNAT family N-acetyltransferase, with product MIRRLTAEDHEQLFLFLQQDPSFNLFIIGDIESFGYDADFQDVWGQFDEAGSLKAVLLRYYDSYIPYAPGDFDADGFARLIRETAGSSSPIQLSGKEEMARQFEERLPLGTKRTLYFCECRTDEYARQEMGAFAVKKAELADVDRILELRRRIPEFDTRPAARDMLVKGMETNSARTYYIEQDGRMVAAASTSAENSLSAMIVGVCTDREHRGKGYASAIVAKLVCDLLREGKMPCLFYDNPSAGRIYHRLGFRDIGMWVMYG from the coding sequence ATGATTCGCCGGTTAACGGCCGAAGACCACGAGCAATTATTTTTATTTTTACAGCAAGACCCGTCGTTCAACTTATTTATCATCGGCGATATTGAGTCGTTTGGCTATGACGCCGATTTTCAAGACGTTTGGGGGCAATTTGACGAGGCGGGCTCGCTGAAGGCGGTGCTGCTTCGTTATTACGATTCCTATATTCCGTACGCGCCCGGCGATTTTGATGCCGATGGCTTCGCCCGTCTCATCCGCGAGACAGCCGGCTCGTCATCGCCCATTCAGCTATCCGGCAAAGAGGAAATGGCCAGGCAGTTCGAAGAGCGGCTGCCCCTTGGGACGAAGCGAACGCTTTACTTTTGCGAATGCCGGACGGATGAATATGCCCGCCAAGAAATGGGGGCGTTTGCTGTCAAGAAAGCCGAGTTGGCCGATGTCGACCGGATTTTGGAGTTGCGGCGCCGCATTCCCGAGTTTGACACGAGGCCGGCGGCGCGCGACATGCTGGTGAAAGGGATGGAAACGAATTCAGCGAGAACGTACTACATTGAACAAGATGGCCGCATGGTGGCCGCGGCATCGACATCGGCGGAAAACTCGCTGTCGGCGATGATTGTCGGCGTCTGTACGGACCGGGAGCACCGTGGGAAAGGGTATGCGAGCGCCATCGTCGCCAAGCTCGTTTGTGACCTGCTCCGCGAAGGGAAGATGCCGTGCTTGTTTTACGACAACCCGTCCGCCGGCCGCATTTACCATCGCCTTGGGTTTCGCGATATCGGGATGTGGGTGATGTACGGCTAG
- a CDS encoding AMP-binding protein, with product MLTVTVGKLLEERARQYPDHEAVVYADRDLRLTYRQFNDYCRLVARGLMRLGIEKGEHVAIWATNVPEWIACQFATGKMGAVLVTVNTNYRAAELEYLLRQSDSTTLFLIEQYRDSSYIDILYDIVPELRTAEPGKLQSKRLPKLKNVVFLGEKRYPGMFTWNDILAMGHEVTEEELDERLESLDPHDVINMQYTSGTTGFPKGVMLTHNNIVNNAHQVAQCMKLGEGDKLCIPVPFFHCFGCVMSTLACVTVGATMVPVQEFHPKRVLETVAAERCTALHGVPTMFIAELNDPDFDQYDLSSLRTGIMAGSPCPVEVMKAVINKMGMTDITIAYGQTESSPVITQTRTDDPLELRVETVGRALPGVEVKIVEPGTNKEVPRGVQGELCTRGYHVMKGYYNNPEATNKAIDQDGWLHTGDLATMDENGYCRITGRLKDMIIRGGENIYPREIEEFLYRHPKILDVQVVGVPDETYGEEVMAWVILKDGETATAEEIRAFCRGNISRHKIPRYIEFIDSYPMTASGKIQKFKLREMAKQRLGLTM from the coding sequence ATGTTAACGGTGACTGTGGGGAAATTGTTAGAGGAGCGTGCCAGGCAATACCCGGATCACGAGGCGGTGGTGTATGCCGACCGCGATCTGCGCCTGACGTATCGGCAGTTTAATGACTATTGCCGCCTTGTTGCACGCGGATTGATGCGGCTTGGCATTGAAAAAGGGGAACATGTCGCCATTTGGGCGACGAACGTCCCCGAATGGATTGCCTGCCAGTTTGCGACCGGGAAAATGGGCGCGGTACTCGTGACGGTCAACACGAACTACCGAGCTGCGGAGCTCGAATATTTGCTTCGGCAGTCTGACTCGACAACATTGTTTTTGATCGAGCAATACCGTGATTCGTCGTACATTGACATTTTGTATGACATCGTCCCGGAACTGCGTACGGCCGAGCCGGGAAAGCTTCAGTCGAAGCGGCTGCCAAAGCTGAAAAACGTCGTGTTCCTCGGTGAGAAGCGCTACCCGGGCATGTTCACGTGGAACGACATCTTGGCGATGGGGCATGAGGTGACAGAGGAAGAACTCGATGAGCGGCTGGAAAGCCTTGATCCGCACGATGTGATCAACATGCAGTACACGTCCGGGACGACCGGCTTTCCGAAGGGAGTCATGTTGACGCATAACAACATCGTCAACAACGCCCACCAAGTCGCACAATGCATGAAGCTTGGCGAAGGCGACAAGCTTTGCATCCCGGTGCCGTTTTTCCATTGCTTCGGCTGCGTCATGAGCACGCTTGCATGCGTTACGGTCGGCGCGACGATGGTGCCCGTGCAGGAGTTTCATCCGAAGCGGGTGCTTGAGACGGTTGCCGCTGAGCGGTGCACAGCGCTTCACGGCGTGCCGACGATGTTTATCGCCGAATTGAACGACCCGGATTTTGACCAATACGATTTGTCGTCGCTGCGCACCGGTATTATGGCTGGCTCCCCTTGTCCGGTCGAAGTGATGAAAGCGGTCATCAACAAAATGGGCATGACCGATATTACGATCGCCTATGGACAGACGGAATCGTCCCCGGTCATCACCCAGACGCGTACTGATGACCCGCTTGAGCTGCGCGTCGAAACGGTCGGCCGCGCCTTGCCGGGCGTCGAAGTGAAAATCGTCGAGCCGGGCACGAACAAGGAAGTGCCGCGGGGCGTGCAGGGGGAGCTGTGCACGCGCGGCTACCATGTGATGAAAGGGTATTACAACAATCCGGAGGCGACCAACAAAGCGATCGATCAAGACGGCTGGCTGCATACCGGCGACTTGGCAACGATGGATGAAAATGGTTACTGCCGTATCACCGGCCGGCTGAAAGATATGATCATCCGCGGCGGAGAAAACATTTATCCGCGCGAAATCGAGGAGTTTTTATACAGACATCCGAAAATTTTGGACGTCCAAGTCGTCGGCGTGCCCGATGAGACGTACGGGGAAGAAGTGATGGCATGGGTCATCTTAAAGGACGGCGAAACGGCGACCGCCGAGGAAATTCGCGCATTTTGCCGCGGCAACATTTCCCGGCATAAAATCCCGCGCTACATCGAGTTTATCGATTCGTACCCGATGACCGCATCCGGGAAAATTCAAAAGTTTAAGCTGCGGGAAATGGCGAAACAACGCCTTGGCTTAACAATGTAA
- a CDS encoding acyl-CoA dehydrogenase: protein MDFSLTKEQQMIKEMVRDFAEKEIAPYAAKWDEEAHFPLDVFRKMGELGLLGLPFPEVYGGAGGDTVSYAIAVEEIGRACGGTGLSYAAAVSLGASPIYYFGTEEQKQKWLVPMAKGETLGAFGLTEPNAGSDAGGTRTTAVLDGDEYVINGEKCWITNAQYARQVIVTAVTGQDARGKNIVTALIVPTDSPGFTIRSNYDKMGVRASNTCELVFENVRVPKENVLGDPQKGFKQFLYTLDGGRISIAALAVGIAQGAFEKALQYAKERVQFGQPISKFQAIQFKLADMAMEIELARNMVYKAAWLKDQGRPFTKEASFAKLFASEMGFRVCNQAIQIHGGYGYMKEYGVERRLRDIKLMEIGEGTSEIQRLVIARQLGC from the coding sequence ATGGATTTTTCATTGACGAAAGAACAACAAATGATTAAAGAGATGGTTCGCGACTTTGCGGAGAAGGAAATTGCCCCATACGCGGCGAAATGGGATGAAGAGGCGCATTTTCCGCTTGATGTGTTCCGCAAAATGGGCGAATTGGGATTGTTGGGCCTGCCGTTTCCAGAAGTTTATGGCGGCGCCGGGGGCGATACGGTTTCGTACGCCATTGCTGTTGAAGAAATCGGCCGCGCCTGTGGCGGAACCGGGCTAAGCTATGCGGCCGCCGTTTCGCTCGGGGCGAGCCCGATTTACTACTTCGGAACGGAAGAACAAAAACAAAAATGGCTTGTGCCGATGGCAAAAGGGGAAACGCTTGGCGCCTTCGGGCTCACGGAGCCGAACGCCGGCTCAGATGCCGGCGGCACGCGCACGACCGCGGTGCTTGACGGTGACGAATACGTCATTAACGGCGAAAAATGTTGGATCACCAACGCCCAATACGCACGGCAAGTCATCGTCACCGCCGTTACAGGCCAAGATGCGCGCGGAAAAAACATCGTCACCGCTCTCATCGTACCAACCGACTCCCCAGGATTTACGATCCGTTCGAATTACGACAAAATGGGTGTCCGCGCCTCCAACACGTGCGAGCTTGTTTTTGAGAACGTCCGCGTGCCGAAAGAAAACGTATTAGGCGACCCGCAAAAAGGGTTTAAGCAGTTTTTGTACACGCTCGATGGCGGGCGCATCTCGATCGCCGCTTTAGCCGTCGGCATCGCGCAAGGGGCGTTTGAGAAAGCGCTGCAATACGCGAAAGAGCGCGTCCAGTTTGGTCAACCGATTTCCAAGTTCCAAGCGATCCAATTTAAGCTCGCGGATATGGCGATGGAAATCGAGCTTGCCCGCAATATGGTGTACAAGGCGGCTTGGTTGAAGGATCAAGGAAGACCGTTCACAAAAGAAGCGTCGTTTGCCAAGCTGTTTGCGTCAGAAATGGGGTTTCGCGTCTGCAACCAGGCCATTCAAATTCACGGCGGCTACGGCTATATGAAAGAATACGGCGTTGAACGCCGTCTGCGCGACATCAAGCTCATGGAAATCGGTGAGGGTACGTCGGAAATCCAACGTCTCGTCATCGCCCGCCAACTCGGATGCTAA
- the ilvA gene encoding threonine ammonia-lyase has product MLTLTDIEQARAKMKGIVHETPLEHSQTFSRLSGNDVYMKLENLQKTGSFKVRGSFNKIMSLTDEERSRGVIAASAGNHAQGVAYGSGMLHIPCTIVMPKGAPLSKIEATKSYGAEVVLHGDVFDESLEYALELQRERGMTFVHPFDDLAVMAGQGTIGLELVEQLPDVDVVLCPVGGGGLLAGLAFTLKQLKPSVEVYGVESSACPGMTAALRHKQPVPIAASDTIADGIAVKKPGNITYQYIEQYVDGVVCVEEAEISRTMLYLLERNKLLVEGSAACPLAALLYQKLPFRDKKVAAILSGGNVDVTLISRIIERGLVEAGRFVTFTTVISDKPGQLNKLLRIIAELEANVMSIHHQRIGAKVLPGQAEIHFSLETKNEDHIQQIYQVLLKEGYDVQFYR; this is encoded by the coding sequence ATGTTGACGTTAACAGACATTGAACAAGCGCGGGCGAAAATGAAAGGGATTGTCCATGAAACGCCGCTTGAGCATTCGCAAACGTTCAGCCGGTTGTCCGGCAATGACGTGTATATGAAACTCGAAAACTTGCAAAAAACGGGATCGTTTAAAGTAAGAGGATCGTTCAACAAAATTATGTCCTTGACCGACGAAGAACGGTCACGCGGTGTCATCGCCGCCTCCGCCGGCAACCATGCCCAAGGAGTCGCCTACGGAAGCGGCATGCTCCACATTCCATGTACGATCGTCATGCCGAAAGGTGCGCCGTTGAGCAAAATCGAAGCGACGAAAAGCTACGGAGCGGAAGTCGTTTTACATGGCGATGTGTTTGACGAGTCGCTCGAGTATGCGCTCGAGCTGCAGCGCGAGCGGGGGATGACGTTTGTGCATCCGTTTGACGATTTGGCCGTCATGGCCGGCCAAGGAACGATCGGTTTAGAGTTAGTGGAGCAGCTTCCCGATGTGGATGTCGTCCTTTGCCCGGTGGGCGGAGGCGGCTTGCTAGCGGGGTTGGCGTTTACATTAAAACAGCTGAAACCGTCTGTCGAGGTATACGGGGTCGAGTCTTCCGCCTGCCCTGGCATGACGGCAGCCCTCCGCCATAAGCAGCCGGTCCCCATCGCAGCGTCGGATACGATCGCCGATGGTATCGCAGTAAAAAAGCCGGGCAATATTACGTATCAATATATTGAGCAATATGTCGATGGCGTCGTCTGTGTCGAAGAGGCGGAAATTTCGCGGACGATGCTTTATTTGCTCGAACGAAACAAACTGCTCGTGGAAGGTTCGGCGGCCTGCCCGCTGGCGGCGCTTTTGTACCAAAAGCTGCCGTTTCGCGACAAAAAAGTCGCTGCCATTTTAAGCGGCGGCAACGTCGATGTGACGTTGATTTCTCGCATCATTGAACGGGGGCTTGTTGAGGCCGGCCGGTTTGTCACGTTTACGACCGTCATTTCCGACAAACCGGGCCAGTTGAACAAGTTGCTTCGCATTATCGCTGAACTAGAAGCCAACGTGATGTCGATCCATCATCAGCGCATCGGTGCGAAAGTATTGCCGGGCCAGGCGGAAATTCATTTTTCGCTCGAGACGAAAAATGAAGATCATATCCAACAAATTTATCAAGTGCTATTGAAAGAAGGATATGATGTGCAATTTTACCGCTGA
- a CDS encoding YjcZ family sporulation protein, with protein MGAAYGGGFALIVVLFILLIIVGCACIGGWVY; from the coding sequence ATGGGTGCAGCTTACGGCGGCGGGTTTGCGTTGATCGTCGTTCTGTTCATCTTGTTAATTATTGTCGGATGTGCATGTATCGGTGGTTGGGTGTATTAA
- a CDS encoding two-component system sensor histidine kinase NtrB: protein MNNRLVQQQTEELERKLRAYERLIEKLPFPFVFTDYETGIAIEKERGDARPRLHPAPVSPGKEAEWQWDIDLYHDVPFEKVESFLTPLLDLVPHHIVFVDGQGIITLCNLQAAIDTGVDRDAIIGKHIRELLKLPDELIATLQSLERREPLYNHEVLDRFYGIVNTRFIYNDDGSVKRVISMFQSLSMMKETEKLAVAGRIAAGIAHEIRNPLTTVRGYLQLLKNDLPDRVTSLVERLLIPELDRANGIITDFLNIAKPADVKMETFNLHRFLRDDVGVLLQSEALLHNVNVHFDLDEQLDGYDMNGDRSQLLQVFLNLFRNAVEAKVAKTMNVTVSSRKANHIVQLRFCDDGPGIPLSVIDHIFDPFFSTKETGTGLGLSLSKKIVELHCGTMKVQSDACGTCFLMEFPLRSQPPFLSS, encoded by the coding sequence ATGAACAACCGATTGGTACAACAGCAAACCGAAGAGCTGGAGCGAAAGCTGCGCGCCTATGAGCGGCTTATCGAAAAGCTTCCGTTCCCGTTCGTGTTTACCGATTACGAAACCGGAATCGCCATCGAAAAGGAGCGCGGCGATGCCCGGCCGCGCCTTCACCCGGCCCCGGTCTCCCCGGGAAAGGAAGCGGAATGGCAGTGGGACATTGACTTGTATCACGATGTACCGTTTGAAAAAGTTGAATCGTTTTTAACACCGTTGCTTGACCTTGTTCCGCACCATATCGTCTTCGTCGACGGCCAAGGCATCATCACGCTTTGCAATTTACAAGCGGCCATCGATACCGGAGTCGATCGCGACGCTATCATCGGCAAACATATTCGCGAGCTGCTGAAGCTTCCCGACGAACTGATCGCAACGCTTCAATCGCTCGAAAGGCGCGAACCGCTTTACAATCATGAGGTGCTCGACCGCTTTTACGGCATTGTCAACACCCGCTTTATTTATAATGATGACGGATCGGTCAAGCGGGTCATTAGTATGTTCCAATCGCTCAGCATGATGAAAGAAACGGAAAAGCTAGCCGTCGCCGGCCGCATTGCCGCCGGCATCGCCCATGAAATCCGCAATCCGCTGACGACAGTACGCGGCTATTTGCAGCTGCTGAAAAACGATTTGCCAGATCGTGTCACATCGCTCGTTGAGCGGCTTCTCATCCCGGAACTCGATCGGGCGAACGGCATCATTACCGACTTTTTAAATATCGCCAAACCGGCGGATGTGAAAATGGAGACGTTCAACTTGCACCGCTTTTTGCGTGATGACGTCGGTGTTCTGCTGCAAAGCGAAGCGCTGCTTCATAATGTGAACGTTCATTTTGACCTCGATGAACAGCTTGACGGCTATGACATGAATGGCGATCGCAGCCAACTGCTGCAAGTATTTTTAAACTTATTCCGCAACGCCGTCGAGGCAAAAGTCGCAAAGACGATGAATGTGACAGTGAGCAGCCGGAAAGCGAACCATATCGTCCAACTTCGCTTCTGTGACGACGGGCCCGGCATCCCGCTCTCGGTCATCGATCATATTTTTGACCCGTTTTTCTCGACAAAAGAAACGGGGACGGGGCTTGGTCTTTCGTTGTCGAAAAAAATCGTCGAACTGCACTGCGGAACGATGAAAGTGCAAAGCGACGCGTGTGGCACTTGTTTTCTGATGGAATTTCCGCTTCGCAGCCAACCGCCGTTTCTGTCATCATAA
- a CDS encoding YjcZ family sporulation protein: protein MPYGFYGWGGYGFGYPGYGGYGFGFVLIVVLFILLIIVGATWC, encoded by the coding sequence ATGCCGTATGGCTTCTATGGCTGGGGCGGCTATGGCTTCGGTTATCCGGGCTATGGCGGTTACGGCTTCGGCTTCGTGTTGATTGTCGTCCTGTTTATTTTGCTCATCATCGTCGGGGCAACTTGGTGCTAA
- a CDS encoding magnesium transporter CorA family protein, translating to MAINHYPRLSLDETDKRHAPAGGQSCWFHFTAAVKPDLERLLSSLSIHPLAQKRLIDGTDIPLVDEYEGYVFLSLFIIRPSGRTANVRLLAAERHIISYMDEDDPFIGHVKEQLADHRDQALYPGYVLYHFLDLTTARFLQVVDQMADRIQILERQVFATPFANEIGREIYRMKTYLHELRQVAEAQEEAIKTIRHAELPYINAETNPYIDEVASRFARVPAALDTFKESLSAIFDLQLSLKSDHMNVIMKTLTLVSVIFLPMTFIAGVYGMNFAFMPELKWRYGYPLALLLMATVAVLIALYFKRKGWWGETETKEK from the coding sequence ATGGCGATCAACCATTATCCCCGTTTGTCGCTGGATGAAACGGACAAGCGCCATGCGCCGGCGGGCGGCCAATCGTGCTGGTTTCATTTTACTGCCGCTGTCAAGCCCGATTTGGAGCGGCTTCTCTCATCATTGTCGATTCACCCGCTTGCCCAAAAACGGCTCATCGACGGAACAGACATTCCGCTAGTTGATGAGTACGAAGGATACGTTTTTCTATCGTTATTTATCATCCGGCCGTCCGGTCGGACGGCAAACGTCCGCCTGCTCGCCGCCGAGCGGCATATCATCAGCTACATGGACGAGGATGACCCGTTCATCGGCCATGTGAAAGAGCAGCTGGCGGACCACCGCGATCAGGCACTTTATCCCGGCTATGTTCTATACCATTTTTTGGATTTGACCACCGCCCGCTTTTTGCAGGTGGTCGACCAAATGGCCGACCGCATTCAAATACTTGAGCGGCAAGTATTTGCGACCCCGTTCGCCAACGAAATCGGACGCGAGATTTACCGGATGAAAACGTACCTTCATGAGTTGCGGCAAGTGGCCGAAGCGCAGGAAGAAGCGATCAAAACGATCCGCCATGCCGAGCTCCCGTACATTAACGCGGAAACGAACCCGTACATCGATGAGGTGGCATCCCGGTTTGCCCGCGTTCCGGCGGCGCTTGATACGTTTAAAGAATCGTTGTCCGCCATTTTTGATTTGCAGCTGTCGCTCAAGTCTGATCATATGAACGTCATTATGAAGACGTTAACATTAGTGAGCGTTATTTTTTTGCCGATGACGTTTATTGCCGGCGTCTACGGTATGAATTTTGCGTTCATGCCGGAGTTGAAATGGAGATACGGTTATCCGCTTGCTTTGTTGCTTATGGCTACTGTCGCTGTGCTCATCGCCCTTTATTTCAAACGAAAAGGTTGGTGGGGGGAGACAGAGACGAAAGAAAAGTAG
- a CDS encoding MFS transporter: MGRRRPLLLLWMVMFLVMSGFGIIIPVLPFLAEEVGATPLELGLLMAVYSLMQLLFSPAWGQLSDRYGRKPILLIGIIGLSLSFFLFSTAETLMTLFAARLLGGALSAAAMPTVMAYAADVTPPDERGKAMGAIGAATGLGFICGPAIGGMFSQTSLHLPFAIAGALSAVTALFVWLVLPESMRPPTAIRPAGRPPFREMKRPLLYLYLLQWTATLALAGLEATFAYFADRRAGLSPVQLGYVFMIMGIASAFVQGALLGRLIKRFGEGRVLQGGLAVSALGFAAILLIQDFWTAALFLSVFGIGNGIIRPCVSSLITKQASGRQGSAAGLLSSFDSLGRIIGPVVGGSLFSYMAELPYLLGIVLCLVGAGLYALFAARHEADRLLP; encoded by the coding sequence ATGGGACGACGCCGCCCGCTGTTGCTTTTATGGATGGTCATGTTTTTGGTTATGTCAGGTTTTGGCATCATTATTCCAGTATTGCCGTTTCTTGCTGAAGAAGTCGGAGCCACTCCGCTTGAGCTTGGATTGTTAATGGCCGTTTACTCATTGATGCAACTGTTGTTTTCCCCGGCATGGGGACAGCTGTCCGACCGCTATGGCCGCAAGCCGATATTGCTCATCGGCATCATCGGGCTGTCGTTATCATTTTTCCTTTTTTCCACAGCCGAGACGCTCATGACGCTGTTTGCCGCCCGTTTGCTTGGCGGGGCGCTGTCAGCGGCAGCGATGCCGACGGTGATGGCGTATGCAGCTGACGTCACGCCTCCGGACGAACGGGGAAAAGCGATGGGAGCGATCGGGGCGGCCACCGGGCTCGGCTTTATTTGCGGGCCCGCCATCGGGGGAATGTTTTCACAAACGAGCCTGCACCTGCCGTTTGCCATCGCGGGAGCACTGTCGGCGGTGACAGCATTGTTCGTATGGCTCGTCCTGCCGGAGTCCATGCGCCCGCCAACCGCCATCCGACCGGCCGGCCGGCCGCCGTTTAGGGAGATGAAACGTCCGCTTCTGTATTTATATTTGTTGCAATGGACGGCGACGCTCGCCCTCGCCGGGCTTGAGGCGACGTTTGCTTACTTTGCCGACCGCCGCGCCGGACTCAGCCCAGTTCAGCTCGGATATGTTTTTATGATAATGGGAATCGCCAGCGCTTTTGTCCAAGGGGCGCTCCTTGGCCGGTTGATCAAACGGTTTGGCGAAGGACGCGTCCTCCAAGGCGGGCTTGCCGTCTCGGCCCTTGGATTTGCGGCTATCTTGCTTATTCAAGACTTTTGGACGGCTGCTCTTTTTTTATCGGTCTTTGGTATCGGAAACGGTATCATCCGCCCTTGTGTTTCCTCGCTCATTACGAAACAGGCGTCCGGCCGGCAAGGAAGCGCGGCCGGACTATTGTCATCATTTGACTCGCTCGGCCGCATCATCGGTCCGGTTGTCGGCGGCAGCTTGTTCAGCTACATGGCAGAGCTCCCTTACTTGCTCGGCATCGTTCTTTGTCTTGTCGGCGCGGGATTGTACGCACTCTTTGCCGCTCGCCACGAAGCAGATCGCTTGCTTCCTTAA
- a CDS encoding YjcZ family sporulation protein, whose translation MSGLVSSGYTLVIVLFILLIIVGCACVGW comes from the coding sequence ATGAGCGGTTTGGTCAGCAGCGGTTATACGCTTGTTATTGTCTTGTTCATTTTATTGATTATTGTCGGTTGTGCTTGTGTCGGTTGGTAA
- a CDS encoding TetR/AcrR family transcriptional regulator, with product MADKPLKDRIIDTALQLFEKYGYHGVTVDRIVAESATSKGGFYHNFKSKDELLYHIHDVFITYALTKAQEAYESCSTPTERLYAIVQSFVRVFHVYKPHITVFYQESTYLKPEYAAPINQKREEFKQIIFRVIREGIEAGEFRPELSVEIVGMSIIGMVNWTYKWYNPDGPLSIEQIAAYFADFILHAVLRNPEHPATARFLLRPVAE from the coding sequence ATGGCCGATAAACCGCTCAAAGACCGCATTATCGACACCGCCCTTCAGTTGTTTGAGAAATATGGGTACCACGGCGTGACGGTCGACCGCATCGTGGCGGAAAGCGCCACATCGAAAGGCGGTTTTTATCACAATTTTAAATCGAAAGACGAGTTGCTTTATCACATTCATGACGTCTTTATTACGTATGCGCTTACAAAGGCGCAGGAAGCGTATGAAAGCTGTTCAACGCCGACCGAGCGCTTGTATGCCATCGTTCAGTCGTTTGTGAGAGTGTTTCATGTGTATAAACCGCATATTACCGTCTTTTATCAGGAAAGCACGTACTTAAAACCGGAATACGCTGCTCCGATCAACCAAAAGCGCGAGGAGTTCAAGCAAATTATCTTTCGCGTCATCCGCGAAGGGATCGAGGCCGGCGAGTTTCGTCCGGAACTGTCGGTGGAGATCGTCGGCATGTCGATCATCGGCATGGTGAACTGGACGTACAAATGGTACAATCCGGACGGACCGCTGTCGATCGAACAGATTGCGGCGTATTTTGCCGACTTCATTTTGCATGCGGTGCTCCGCAACCCGGAACATCCGGCGACGGCGCGGTTTTTGTTGCGGCCGGTTGCCGAATAA
- a CDS encoding DUF6154 family protein — translation MKFIDDLYDYYKDRLTGDEEDAEVVAMSILDELDRRDVLKLIGEMTDEELLGMFGLYLFESLKAKMAREGLGATRPQDAPRVH, via the coding sequence ATGAAGTTTATTGACGATCTGTACGACTATTACAAAGATCGGCTGACTGGGGATGAAGAAGACGCCGAAGTAGTGGCCATGTCGATTTTGGATGAACTCGACCGCCGCGATGTGCTCAAACTGATCGGTGAGATGACCGATGAAGAGTTGCTCGGCATGTTTGGGTTGTACTTGTTTGAAAGTTTGAAAGCGAAAATGGCCCGTGAAGGCCTCGGCGCAACGCGGCCGCAAGATGCGCCGCGCGTGCATTGA